Proteins encoded together in one Vigna angularis cultivar LongXiaoDou No.4 chromosome 5, ASM1680809v1, whole genome shotgun sequence window:
- the LOC108338891 gene encoding histone H4, with the protein MSGRGKGGKGLGKGGAKRHRKVLRDNIQGITKPAIRRLARRGGVKRISGLIYEETRGVLKIFLENVIRDAVTYTEHARRKTVTAMDVVYALKRQGRTLYGFGG; encoded by the coding sequence ATGTCTGGTCGTGGCAAGGGAGGAAAGGGATTGGGCAAGGGAGGTGCGAAGAGGCACAGGAAAGTGCTTCGCGATAACATTCAGGGCATAACGAAACCGGCAATTAGGCGATTGGCGAGAAGAGGTGGTGTGAAGAGAATCAGTGGATTGATTTATGAGGAGACGAGGGGAGTGCTGAAGATTTTCTTGGAGAACGTAATTCGCGATGCTGTGACCTACACTGAGCATGCTAGGAGGAAGACTGTTACGGCCATGGACGTGGTGTATGCCCTGAAGAGACAGGGAAGGACCCTTTATGGTTTTGGCGGCTGA